In Zea mays cultivar B73 chromosome 7, Zm-B73-REFERENCE-NAM-5.0, whole genome shotgun sequence, the following proteins share a genomic window:
- the LOC100282659 gene encoding triacylglycerol lipase translates to MAQQASLPCSTATTWRELTNTSWRDDDYRRMVMAYLIEAVYLLELERQERRDAAAVAQQWWKPFHFRLAHELVDDRDGSVFGAVFERDHQGGRPGPGPSPSGAPSAVIAFRGTLLRAPTIRRDVEDELRLLARNSLRGSARLARAAQALRATIDRFGSENVCVCGHSLGAGFARQVVRTLVASSSSSPRQPRQQAAAFAAATLESHLFNAPYLSLPMGVRSVVRTADCLLKALRSGVATVGKWHGKALRNVAYASCVLGYTRLESTRKL, encoded by the exons ATGGCGCAGCAAGCGAGCCTCCCCTGCTCGACTGCCACCACATGGAGAGAGCTCACGAACACGAGCTG GAGGGACGACGACTACAGGCGGATGGTGATGGCGTACCTGATCGAGGCGGTGTACCTGCTGGAGCTGGAGCGGCAGGAGCGCCGGGACGCGGCGGCGGTGGCGCAGCAGTGGTGGAAGCCGTTCCACTTCCGCCTGGCGCACGAGCTGGTGGACGACCGCGACGGCTCCGTGTTCGGCGCCGTCTTCGAGCGCGACCACCAGGGCGgcaggccggggccggggccgagcccgagcggCGCGCCCAGCGCCGTCATCGCGTTCCGGGGCACGCTGCTGCGCGCGCCCACCATCCGCCGCGACGTAGAGGACGAGCTCCGCCTGCTGGCCCGCAACAGCCTGCGGGGCTCCGCCAGGCTGGCGCGCGCCGCGCAGGCGCTCCGCGCCACCATCGACCGCTTCGGCTCCGAGAACGTCTGCGTCTGCGGCCACTCCCTGGGCGCCGGCTTCGCGCGCCAGGTCGTCCGGACGCTCgtggcctcctcctcctcctcgccgcGGCAACCGCGCCAGCAGGCGGCCGCCTTCGCCGCCGCGACGCTCGAGTCCCACCTCTTCAACGCGCCCTACCTGTCGCTGCCCATGGGCGTCAGGAGCGTGGTCAGGACGGCGGACTGCCTGCTCAAGGCGCTCCGCTCCGGCGTCGCCACCGTCGGCAAGTGGCACGGCAAGGCGCTCCGGAACGTGGCCTACGCCAGCTGCGTCCTCGGATACACCAGGCTCGAGAGCACCAGGAAGTTGTGA